The window GGTCTTATAATGATATATACCAACTAATCCCTCGTAGTATTGATGATATTGTTGAAGATTCTTCTATTGTGAAACCAGTTGTCGCGACGCCTGGCGAAGGTTTAATTAAAGAAGGCGCTGGAGTAACTTTAACAAGTAGAACAGAGGGAGCAACAATTCATTACACAACAGACGGCAGTGAACCAACGACTGAAAGCTCGATTTATACTGGGCCAATCACGCTTTCAGAAGATACGACAATTAAAGCCATCGCTGTGAAAGAGGGTTTAACAGCTAGTGATGTGGCGACTTTCGACTACATGATTCAGCTTGAAGATATTCGAATTCACGATATTCAAGGGGAAGGCCATTATTCAAAATATGATGGTCTGAATGTGACGGACGTTGAAGGAATCGTCACATATGTAAATGGAAATGAATTTTATTTACAGGATTTACAGCCTGATGACAACAGCAAAACGTCTGAAGGTATTTTAGTATATAAAGGATCCCATGGCGTCAAAGTGGGGGACATCATTTCAGTTGATGGGAATGTGAAAGAATACGTAATGCCTGGTTACGCTGAGCGTTTTGATACGGACTTACCTGTTACTGAAATTGCAGCAACGACAATTGATGTAATCGGCACAGGAGAACTTCCAAAAGCAATCGTTCTAGGTGAAGATGTACAGCTCCCAACAGAGGTGATTGATAACGATGAATTATCTGTATTCGATCCTGAAGAAGATGGAATCGATTTATTTGAAAGCCTGGAAGGGATGCTCGTTGAAGTAAACAATCCAAAGGTTGTAGCATTACAAAAATATGGTGAGCTGACTGTTATTCCAGGAAATATGGAAACCAATACATCGGCAGGTGGATTACGCATCAGTGAGAATGACTACAACCCTGAAAGAATTACCATTAATATTGATGATGAACACTACCTTGCAAAAATGGGTGACTATTTTGAAGGCGCTATTCAAGGAATCGTTAGCTACGGCTATAGTTACTATCAAGTTTTAAGCAATAAAGATAATCTTCCGGAGTTAATTGATGGTGGTAATGAGCGTGAAACAACAACGATTACACCAGAAGATGATAAGTTAACAGTTGCTTCCTATAATGTTGAGAATTTCTCAACAAAAACGAATAGCGAAAAAGTTACTAAATTAGCTGAAGCAGTTGTGGCCAACCTGAAAACACCAGACATTATTGGATTAACAGAAGTACAAGATAATGATGGTGAAACGGATAGCGGAACAGTGGATGCTACTCAAAGTGCACAAGTATTAATCGATAAAATTGTTGAGTTAGGAGGTCCTGAATATGTTTACACAGATGTCGCTCCAGTTGATAAACAAGATGGAGGGGCACCTGGAGGAAATATTCGAGTAGGATTCCTTTATAATCCTGAAAGAGTGACATTAGCTGAAGGAACAAAAGGTTCGGCAACGGAAGCAGTTGCGTATGAAAATGGGCAGTTAACATTAAATCCAGGACGAATTGATCCTACAAATCTAGCATTTAATAATAGTCGTAAGCCACTAGCTGCTCAATTTAAATTTAAAGGTGAAGAGGTCATCGTTGTAGCGAACCACTTTAACTCAAAGGGGGGAGACCAGCCACTATATGGTAAAAATCAGCCACCCGTATTAGGCAGCGAAGTACAACGTATGCAAATCGCAAGCATTGTTAATGGATTTGTGAAGGAAATCTTAACAGATGATCCGAAGGCAAATGTCGTATTACTCGGGGACTTTAATGATTTTGAATTCTCGAACCCGCTTAAAACATTAAAAGGAAATGAATTAACAAATATGATCGAGTCAGTTCCTGCAGAAGAACGCTACTCTTATTCATACCAAGGGAATGCTCAAGTGTTGGACCATATTTTAGTCAATAGTAAATTGGCTTCGAAGACAAAGGTAGACATTGTGCATATCAACTCTGGTTTTATGGAAGCGCAAGGTCGTGCAAGTGACCATGATCCGGTAATGGTACAAATTAAACTTAAAAAAGACAACCAAGGACCAGGCAATGGCAAACCAGAGAAGCCGGAAAAACCAGAAAAACCTGAGAAACCTGGAAAAGAAGAAATCAAAAATAAAATTGAACAATTGAAAAAAGCAATTAGAGAGAAATTAGAAAAACTCAAAAAACTATTTGGATTTTAATTGAGTATGTACCAGGTACACAAACGATTCTGATAATTGAATGGACACTATAATAGCCAAGTTCGAATGTGAACTTGGCCTTTTAATTTGACTGAGTACCAGGTACACAAACAATTCTGATAATTGGAAAGGGAAAGAGTTATTCATCCTCTTTAGTGAGAGCATATGGTAGTGCATCTTCAGGCGTTTCACAAAATTGGATATAGTCATGTTTTGATTGAAGAGTGGGGTAAAGAAGACAATTTAAAAGGGGTTCAGTGTCAATAAATGGATAGATGGGGGTCTGTCCAAATTTGTATAAGTTATAGCTACTGTATGGATAAAGTTCCATATTGCTTACCATAGGGGTTTTTGTATTGATAGGATTACGGTGGATGTATCTGCTGACTTTTAACATGGAGAAGGGTGTGGAAACTAAATCGGAAAAATAGCGATTTTCATAGAGATGTCCTGAGTAGGAATATCTTTTTTTGAAGTAGTCACTGTAACGCCAATTAATTATTCGCATGATTTTGCTCAGTGGAACTTCGGGGGACTGTATTAGGAGATGATAAT is drawn from Lysinibacillus sp. SGAir0095 and contains these coding sequences:
- a CDS encoding chitobiase/beta-hexosaminidase C-terminal domain-containing protein: MEKRNLKKSLNVFLATTLTASVALPMVPASVSAETVATDLIISEYIEGSSFNKAIEIYNGTGAAVDLSQYKIEGYFNGSSTPSQTLDLSGTLENGATYVIYHGSASEEIKAKGNLLNSSVINFNGDDAIVLKKNDEIIDSLGQVGVDPGTNWGTDVKTADMTLVRKSSIISGDTNPYDDFDPASQWTGYPTNTFSYLGSHILGDEENVTPVEGTITEVRTLPKGSTVTTTGIVTAVMGATTFIQDENSGIVLYGYDLNVEPGDKVRATGELTEYRSLLEINVTPESIEVLEKTTVPEPEVVTAAQLQEEKEGKLVTVQNVRIDSLTSGNFKATDGQGNSFELRPTDSSLLSVGTTYEAITGVLGSYNDIYQLIPRSIDDIVEDSSIVKPVVATPGEGLIKEGAGVTLTSRTEGATIHYTTDGSEPTTESSIYTGPITLSEDTTIKAIAVKEGLTASDVATFDYMIQLEDIRIHDIQGEGHYSKYDGLNVTDVEGIVTYVNGNEFYLQDLQPDDNSKTSEGILVYKGSHGVKVGDIISVDGNVKEYVMPGYAERFDTDLPVTEIAATTIDVIGTGELPKAIVLGEDVQLPTEVIDNDELSVFDPEEDGIDLFESLEGMLVEVNNPKVVALQKYGELTVIPGNMETNTSAGGLRISENDYNPERITINIDDEHYLAKMGDYFEGAIQGIVSYGYSYYQVLSNKDNLPELIDGGNERETTTITPEDDKLTVASYNVENFSTKTNSEKVTKLAEAVVANLKTPDIIGLTEVQDNDGETDSGTVDATQSAQVLIDKIVELGGPEYVYTDVAPVDKQDGGAPGGNIRVGFLYNPERVTLAEGTKGSATEAVAYENGQLTLNPGRIDPTNLAFNNSRKPLAAQFKFKGEEVIVVANHFNSKGGDQPLYGKNQPPVLGSEVQRMQIASIVNGFVKEILTDDPKANVVLLGDFNDFEFSNPLKTLKGNELTNMIESVPAEERYSYSYQGNAQVLDHILVNSKLASKTKVDIVHINSGFMEAQGRASDHDPVMVQIKLKKDNQGPGNGKPEKPEKPEKPEKPGKEEIKNKIEQLKKAIREKLEKLKKLFGF
- a CDS encoding transposase, which encodes MPRRRRIWHPEVFNHVVMRGNNRQPIFKNERDFFEFYRILHNTYEKYPFTLSAYCIMTNHYHLLIQSPEVPLSKIMRIINWRYSDYFKKRYSYSGHLYENRYFSDLVSTPFSMLKVSRYIHRNPINTKTPMVSNMELYPYSSYNLYKFGQTPIYPFIDTEPLLNCLLYPTLQSKHDYIQFCETPEDALPYALTKEDE